A DNA window from Synergistota bacterium contains the following coding sequences:
- a CDS encoding V-type ATP synthase subunit B translates to MLIKEYRTISGVSGPLIVVEKVTDVKYDELVEIQLGSGEIRRGRVLEVTTDKALVQVFEGTSGLDIKSAKVRFLGKALELPVSRDMLGRIFDGSGKPIDGGPEIIPEKKLDINGNPINPYSRNYPSEFIQTGISTIDGMNTLVRGQKLPIFSGSGLPHSRMAAQIARQAKVLSSEENFAVVFAAMGITFEEANFFIEDFNRTGAIKRAVMFINLADDPAIERIATPRLALTAAEYMAFDLDMHVLVILTDMTNYCEALREISAARKEVPGRRGYPGYLYTDLATIYERAGRIKGKKGSITQIPILTMPEDDKTHPIPDLTGYITEGQIILSRELHRKGIYPPVDVLPSLSRLKDKGIGYGKTREDHADLLNQLFAAYARGREARELAIILGEGALTEEDRAFVKFADEFEDKYVRQGEYEERSIEETLDLGWELLAMLPIKELKRVRDEFKEKYLIPRIKVRERTYEAAS, encoded by the coding sequence ATTTTGATAAAGGAATATAGAACGATTAGTGGGGTTTCTGGTCCTCTTATTGTGGTTGAGAAGGTCACTGATGTTAAATATGACGAGCTTGTTGAGATTCAACTCGGGAGTGGAGAAATTAGAAGAGGTCGTGTTCTTGAGGTTACCACAGATAAAGCTCTTGTTCAAGTTTTCGAAGGGACTTCAGGTTTAGATATAAAAAGTGCAAAGGTTAGATTTCTTGGAAAAGCTTTGGAACTTCCTGTAAGTAGGGATATGCTTGGTAGAATATTTGATGGTTCCGGAAAACCTATAGATGGTGGTCCTGAAATAATACCGGAGAAAAAGCTTGATATAAATGGTAACCCTATAAATCCCTATTCTCGTAATTATCCTTCTGAGTTTATTCAAACAGGGATTTCTACTATTGATGGTATGAATACACTGGTTAGAGGGCAAAAGCTTCCTATATTCTCGGGAAGCGGGCTTCCTCATTCTAGAATGGCTGCTCAAATAGCAAGGCAGGCTAAGGTTTTATCTTCGGAGGAGAATTTTGCGGTAGTTTTCGCAGCGATGGGTATAACCTTTGAAGAGGCTAATTTCTTTATAGAGGATTTTAATAGAACTGGAGCAATAAAAAGAGCCGTTATGTTTATAAACTTAGCTGATGATCCTGCTATAGAGCGTATAGCAACTCCTCGACTAGCTTTGACTGCTGCTGAATATATGGCTTTTGACTTAGATATGCATGTTCTTGTTATATTAACGGACATGACTAACTACTGTGAAGCTTTGAGAGAGATATCCGCTGCAAGAAAAGAAGTTCCTGGAAGAAGAGGTTATCCTGGCTATCTTTATACAGACCTTGCTACTATTTATGAAAGAGCTGGAAGAATAAAAGGCAAAAAGGGTTCTATAACGCAAATTCCTATATTGACAATGCCTGAAGATGATAAAACTCATCCTATACCAGATCTCACAGGCTATATAACTGAAGGCCAAATAATATTAAGTAGGGAGTTACATCGCAAAGGTATATATCCACCTGTTGATGTGTTACCATCTCTTTCTCGCCTCAAAGATAAAGGAATAGGTTATGGAAAAACAAGAGAAGATCATGCGGATTTACTAAATCAGCTTTTTGCTGCTTATGCTAGAGGAAGAGAGGCAAGAGAGCTTGCTATTATACTTGGTGAGGGTGCTCTTACTGAAGAAGATAGAGCATTTGTAAAATTTGCTGATGAGTTTGAGGATAAATATGTAAGGCAGGGAGAGTATGAGGAAAGATCAATAGAGGAAACTCTCGACCTTGGTTGGGAGCTTCTTGCAATGCTTCCTATTAAGGAGCTAAAGAGAGTTAGGGACGAGTTCAAAGAAAAATATCTTATACCAAGAATTAAAGTGAGGGAAAGGACTTATGAAGCTGCGAGTTAA
- a CDS encoding ATP synthase subunit A, whose protein sequence is MKEGKIVRVCGPLVVANNMLGSKMYDVVYVGKQGLVGEIIELKGDQAFIQVYEETSGVGPGEPVISTGMPLSVELGPGLIESIFDGIQRPLSLIEEITKGSFITRGLKVNALDRNKKWHFVPKVREGEEVEAGDILGVVQETILVEHKIMVPPGKNGKVKKVVKEGDYRVEDVVVVLEVNGEEIELTMMQKWPVRQRRPYKRQLPPDEPLTTGQRVIDTFFTLAKGGTACVPGPFGSGKTVIQHQLAKWASADIVVYIGCGERGNEMTDVLIEFPELTDPKSGEPLMKRTVLVANTSNMPVAAREASIYTGITMAEYYRDMGYDVALMADSTSRWAEALREISGRLEEMPGEEGYPAYLGTRLASFYERAGKVICLGRDNRIGSISVIGAVSPPGGDLSEPVTQNTLRVVKVFWGLDAELAYQRHFPAINWLNSYSLYMEELEDYWRREVGDEWIEIRKEAMKLLEEEAELKEIVRLVGIDALSKEDRLKLLAAKSIREDFLHQSAFHEVDTYTSFAKQYRMLKIIMEFYKLAQDALRKGAALRDIEKMEVLEDIARMKYIPEGNLEMFDKIGEKLKRQIYSLIPTGGE, encoded by the coding sequence ATGAAAGAGGGGAAGATTGTAAGAGTTTGTGGTCCTCTTGTGGTTGCCAACAACATGTTAGGTTCCAAAATGTATGATGTCGTTTATGTTGGAAAGCAAGGGCTTGTAGGGGAGATAATAGAGCTTAAAGGAGATCAGGCCTTCATTCAAGTTTATGAGGAAACTTCTGGTGTAGGACCTGGCGAGCCTGTAATTTCTACAGGTATGCCTCTAAGTGTTGAACTTGGACCTGGTCTTATAGAATCTATATTTGATGGTATCCAGAGGCCTCTCAGTTTGATAGAAGAAATAACCAAAGGTAGTTTTATAACCCGTGGTTTGAAAGTTAACGCTCTTGATAGAAATAAAAAGTGGCATTTTGTTCCTAAAGTAAGGGAAGGGGAAGAAGTCGAAGCGGGAGATATACTTGGAGTTGTCCAAGAAACTATCCTGGTGGAGCATAAAATTATGGTTCCGCCTGGGAAGAATGGCAAGGTTAAAAAAGTAGTGAAAGAGGGAGATTATAGGGTTGAAGATGTAGTAGTTGTTCTTGAAGTTAATGGTGAAGAGATAGAATTGACAATGATGCAAAAGTGGCCTGTTAGACAAAGGAGACCTTATAAGAGGCAACTTCCTCCTGATGAACCTCTTACTACTGGGCAAAGAGTAATTGATACTTTCTTTACGTTAGCTAAAGGGGGAACAGCTTGCGTTCCTGGACCTTTTGGGAGTGGAAAAACGGTTATTCAGCACCAGCTTGCTAAATGGGCGAGTGCTGATATAGTTGTTTACATTGGTTGTGGCGAGAGGGGAAATGAAATGACTGACGTTCTTATAGAATTTCCTGAGCTTACTGATCCGAAGTCAGGCGAACCTTTGATGAAAAGAACAGTGCTTGTTGCTAATACCTCTAATATGCCAGTTGCAGCAAGAGAGGCTTCTATATACACAGGGATAACTATGGCAGAGTATTATAGAGATATGGGATATGATGTTGCCCTCATGGCTGACTCAACCTCAAGGTGGGCGGAAGCTTTAAGGGAAATATCGGGAAGGCTAGAAGAGATGCCTGGCGAAGAAGGATATCCAGCTTACTTAGGAACAAGATTAGCTTCTTTCTATGAAAGAGCTGGTAAAGTAATATGTTTAGGCAGGGATAACCGTATAGGGTCTATAAGTGTAATAGGGGCGGTTTCTCCTCCAGGTGGTGACCTATCTGAACCTGTAACTCAAAATACTTTGAGGGTTGTAAAGGTTTTCTGGGGATTAGATGCAGAACTTGCTTATCAGAGACACTTTCCTGCCATAAATTGGCTTAATAGCTATTCTCTGTACATGGAGGAGCTTGAGGATTATTGGAGGAGAGAAGTTGGAGATGAGTGGATCGAAATAAGAAAAGAGGCGATGAAACTTTTAGAAGAAGAGGCGGAGTTAAAAGAGATAGTTAGGCTTGTTGGAATAGATGCTTTATCAAAGGAAGACAGGCTTAAACTTCTAGCTGCTAAATCTATAAGAGAGGACTTTCTACATCAGAGCGCCTTTCACGAGGTAGATACTTATACTTCTTTTGCAAAACAGTATAGGATGCTTAAGATAATAATGGAGTTCTATAAGCTTGCTCAAGATGCTCTTAGGAAAGGAGCTGCTCTAAGAGATATAGAGAAGATGGAAGTTCTTGAAGATATAGCGCGTATGAAGTATATACCTGAAGGTAACTTAGAGATGTTTGATAAGATTGGGGAAAAGCTTAAGAGGCAGATTTACTCCCTTATTCCTACTGGAGGTGAATAA
- a CDS encoding V-type ATP synthase subunit F (produces ATP from ADP in the presence of a proton gradient across the membrane; the F subunit is part of the catalytic core of the ATP synthase complex) codes for MSMLKIGMIGDYESSIGFKAVGVDTYVVRDFKEAKDILLSLVKSGYGIVFITEDIASSMEELINQANREAECAVLVIPSVKGSTGFSRERIRKSVERAVGIDIFKTS; via the coding sequence ATGTCTATGCTTAAAATTGGAATGATAGGAGATTATGAGTCTTCTATAGGTTTTAAAGCGGTTGGAGTGGATACTTATGTTGTTAGAGATTTTAAAGAAGCTAAAGATATACTTCTATCTTTAGTTAAAAGTGGTTATGGTATTGTTTTTATAACAGAGGATATTGCTTCGTCTATGGAAGAGCTAATTAATCAAGCTAATAGAGAGGCGGAATGTGCAGTCCTTGTGATTCCAAGCGTTAAGGGCTCAACTGGTTTTAGTAGAGAAAGGATAAGGAAGAGCGTGGAAAGAGCAGTTGGTATAGATATATTCAAAACTTCATGA
- a CDS encoding V-type ATPase subunit translates to MERNFKYTYAVSRIRYLENELLPLAFFHRLIGANSIADIKKILGETVYGLKEIESFDVLWEDEIRRTSNIVREILPDKRLKDFFAYSYDIFNIKILFKNKILSKRGMKKKWDILIDMGTVPIDKMISFIENEQYVYLPFYRKDSVYILMDLLDKMDKAELDTRFIDLYLDKLYFHFMLDNARSLNEPFLVEYVRVLIDLTNITTFFRSRLAGRSKSFLGDVLISGGFVDKDRLVEVYQDSLDSLTKALYYSSYGEVIEKMVSVFEHQKDISSIEKLRDDYLMEAMRRAKYVMFGIQPIVAFMVAKDTEIKNLRIVITGKQAGIPENVLKERLRNVYA, encoded by the coding sequence GTGGAAAGAAATTTTAAATATACTTATGCAGTTTCCCGTATTAGGTATTTAGAGAATGAGCTTTTGCCGTTAGCTTTCTTTCATAGATTGATTGGAGCAAATTCTATTGCTGATATCAAGAAGATTTTAGGAGAAACTGTATATGGTTTAAAAGAAATAGAAAGTTTTGATGTTCTTTGGGAGGATGAGATTAGAAGAACTTCAAATATAGTCAGAGAAATATTGCCAGATAAAAGGTTGAAGGACTTTTTTGCTTACTCTTATGATATTTTTAACATTAAAATTTTATTTAAGAATAAGATCTTATCTAAGCGTGGGATGAAGAAAAAGTGGGATATTCTTATAGACATGGGGACCGTACCGATAGACAAGATGATTTCTTTTATTGAGAACGAACAATATGTTTATCTTCCCTTTTATCGCAAGGATAGTGTTTACATACTGATGGATCTTCTGGATAAAATGGACAAAGCAGAGTTAGACACCAGATTCATAGATCTTTATCTTGATAAGCTTTATTTTCACTTTATGCTTGACAATGCTAGATCTCTGAATGAGCCATTTTTGGTAGAGTATGTTAGAGTACTTATAGACCTCACTAATATCACAACATTCTTTAGGTCAAGGCTTGCTGGAAGATCTAAGAGTTTTTTGGGAGATGTGCTGATTTCTGGTGGTTTTGTGGATAAAGATAGATTGGTTGAAGTCTATCAAGATAGTTTAGATTCTTTAACTAAAGCGCTCTATTATTCCTCCTATGGTGAAGTGATAGAGAAAATGGTTAGTGTCTTTGAGCATCAGAAGGATATTTCTTCTATAGAAAAACTTAGGGATGATTATTTGATGGAGGCAATGAGGCGAGCCAAGTATGTTATGTTTGGGATTCAACCTATAGTTGCTTTTATGGTAGCAAAGGATACAGAGATAAAGAATCTGAGGATTGTAATAACAGGAAAGCAGGCTGGTATCCCTGAAAATGTATTAAAGGAGAGATTGAGAAATGTCTATGCTTAA
- a CDS encoding V-type ATP synthase subunit E family protein — translation MSLEDIKLKIIEDAKKEAEKILKEAEARRNHILKEAEVKVNELINKAKLEFEEIKKREIENKRIVAELEMGKKLLAAKRNLLDEVFNKLRLKLESLSKGDYISFFGRLLERAVETKDEEVILGRDENLLNGNFIQDINRKKAWNLKLSSHRGNFGKGLILSRGDVEVNLSIDTIVKDVKEKWEAEVVKMLFEEGNP, via the coding sequence ATGTCTTTAGAGGATATAAAGTTAAAAATTATAGAAGATGCTAAAAAAGAAGCAGAAAAGATTCTTAAAGAAGCAGAGGCAAGGAGAAATCATATATTGAAAGAGGCTGAGGTAAAAGTTAACGAGCTAATAAATAAGGCCAAGCTTGAGTTTGAGGAAATAAAAAAGCGAGAAATAGAAAATAAACGTATTGTAGCTGAGTTGGAAATGGGGAAAAAACTTCTTGCAGCTAAAAGAAATTTACTCGATGAAGTTTTTAATAAATTGCGTTTAAAGTTAGAAAGCCTTTCTAAAGGAGATTATATTTCTTTTTTTGGAAGATTACTTGAGCGTGCTGTTGAAACGAAAGACGAGGAGGTTATATTAGGAAGGGATGAAAATTTACTTAACGGGAATTTTATACAGGACATTAATAGGAAAAAAGCCTGGAATTTAAAACTTTCTAGTCATCGTGGTAATTTTGGGAAAGGGTTAATTCTTAGTCGAGGAGACGTGGAGGTTAACTTATCAATAGATACCATAGTTAAGGATGTAAAAGAAAAATGGGAAGCTGAGGTTGTTAAAATGCTTTTTGAGGAGGGTAACCCTTAA
- a CDS encoding V-type ATP synthase subunit K → MELSTAIAICGAALAAGLAGCGSAVGVGIAGEAGAGVLTEDPKKFGLVLLLQALPGTQGIYGLLAGFLIMNKIGLLGGQVVSLTLGQGLAIAFAALPVGIVGWVSGIAQGKTSAASIQLIAKRPEEAGKAVILPAMVETYAVLGLLMTVLLLNGIRI, encoded by the coding sequence ATGGAATTAAGTACTGCTATAGCTATATGTGGAGCTGCTCTTGCTGCTGGTTTGGCAGGATGTGGATCTGCTGTGGGGGTGGGTATTGCTGGAGAGGCTGGTGCAGGGGTTTTAACTGAAGATCCCAAGAAGTTTGGGTTAGTTCTTTTGCTTCAAGCGCTTCCTGGAACGCAGGGAATATATGGTCTTCTTGCAGGGTTCCTCATCATGAATAAGATAGGATTACTAGGCGGGCAAGTTGTAAGTTTGACATTGGGACAAGGTTTAGCGATAGCTTTTGCGGCATTACCTGTAGGTATTGTTGGTTGGGTTTCAGGTATAGCGCAAGGTAAAACTTCCGCAGCTTCTATTCAGCTTATCGCTAAAAGACCAGAGGAGGCCGGTAAAGCTGTAATTCTACCAGCGATGGTGGAAACCTATGCGGTTTTAGGGCTTCTCATGACGGTGCTTCTTTTAAACGGTATAAGGATTTAA